One Syntrophobacterales bacterium genomic window carries:
- a CDS encoding sulfate adenylyltransferase subunit 2, protein MMDHLQQLENLSVHILREAYANFKSLGMLWSIGKDSTVLLWLTRKAFFGHVPFPLIHIDTHYKIPEMIKYRDWLTKDWKLNMIYGVNEAAIAEKQTFPDGNVDRITCCRLLKTEALKSTIIGEGRRYRFNHKKGDYELDRNTEAFTGIIVGVRSDEEGSRSKERYFSPRDKENLWDVGDQPPEFWSQFKTDFKAGTHVRIHPLLDWTELNIWEYIERENIPTVSLYYNHGDGKRFRSLGCYPCTYPIDSESRNVGEIIIELKSGKLKNIAERSGRAQDKDDGGGLETLRRDGYM, encoded by the coding sequence ATGATGGACCATCTTCAACAGCTTGAAAATCTGAGTGTCCACATCCTTCGAGAGGCTTATGCGAACTTTAAAAGCCTGGGGATGCTCTGGTCAATCGGAAAGGACAGTACGGTTCTGTTGTGGCTGACGCGCAAGGCATTCTTTGGGCATGTCCCTTTTCCGTTGATCCATATTGATACACACTACAAAATACCCGAGATGATAAAGTACCGCGATTGGCTCACGAAAGATTGGAAACTCAATATGATCTACGGGGTCAATGAGGCTGCTATTGCGGAAAAACAGACATTTCCCGATGGAAACGTAGATAGAATTACGTGCTGTCGTCTGCTGAAAACTGAAGCCTTGAAGAGCACCATAATCGGAGAAGGGAGACGCTACAGGTTTAACCATAAAAAAGGTGATTATGAGCTTGATAGAAACACCGAAGCTTTCACCGGAATCATAGTAGGCGTCAGGTCGGACGAGGAAGGCTCCCGCTCAAAGGAAAGATACTTTTCTCCCCGCGATAAAGAGAATCTTTGGGATGTGGGAGATCAGCCCCCCGAATTCTGGAGCCAGTTCAAAACTGATTTCAAAGCGGGGACTCACGTGCGTATCCATCCACTTTTAGACTGGACGGAACTGAATATTTGGGAATATATAGAAAGAGAAAATATACCGACCGTGTCACTCTACTATAACCATGGCGATGGGAAAAGATTCCGTTCGCTGGGATGCTATCCGTGTACATACCCTATTGATTCTGAGTCCCGTAATGTAGGAGAGATCATTATTGAACTTAAGAGCGGGAAGTTAAAAAATATTGCCGAACGTTCAGGGCGAGCACAGGACAAAGACGATGGCGGTGGGCTTGAAACATTGCGACGAGACGGGTATATGTAG
- a CDS encoding adenylyl-sulfate kinase yields MIPKTEHMSLVIVGHVDHGKSTVLGRLLVDTGSLPEGKLEQIRANCERNSKPFEYAFLIDALKDEQSQGITIDSARVFFRTKKRNYTLIDAPGHIEFLKNMVTGASRAEAAFLVIDAEEGVRENSRRHGYMLSMLGIRQTAIIVNKMDLVDFNKTVYEQIVTEYKEFLSRIGVTPICFLPASARTGEGIAGFNGSMPWHEGPSVLEVLDSFEKEVEPTSKSFRMPVQDVYKFTRYGDSRRIVAGTVLTGSVEVGDELIFFPSGKKGRIKTIESFNTASLREIQAGYAAGFTLDEQIYVTRGELAVKADEPMPKVTTRLRVNLFWLGKEPFRKKKEYILKLGATRVPVHIEEITRAINASDLHSDTERDGVKRHEVADCILKSSRAVAFDASQESALTGRFVIVDNYEICGGGIVREGLEDKQTWVRDKVFLRDYKWERSAISLEMRTEKYNQKPTLIIITGQKNSGKKPVAKALERKLFSDGKIVYFLGIGNVLYGIDADIKDTGNYREEHIRRLSEAANLLLNAGVIVVATAIELTSDDLEIIKTVVEPEKIEVVWVGEYVTTDIPNDLVIPDPRNTEEAVDLLKNLLQERGIIFRPW; encoded by the coding sequence ATGATACCTAAAACAGAACACATGAGTCTTGTTATTGTTGGACATGTCGATCATGGCAAAAGCACGGTGCTAGGAAGGCTTCTCGTGGACACTGGGTCACTGCCCGAAGGTAAACTTGAACAAATAAGAGCAAACTGTGAAAGAAACTCCAAACCCTTTGAATACGCGTTTCTCATCGACGCACTTAAGGATGAGCAATCCCAAGGTATTACCATAGACTCTGCGCGGGTTTTTTTTAGGACGAAGAAACGGAACTATACGTTGATAGATGCGCCCGGACATATAGAATTCCTGAAGAATATGGTCACGGGAGCCTCCAGAGCCGAAGCAGCCTTTCTTGTTATTGATGCCGAGGAGGGGGTTAGAGAGAACTCAAGGAGGCATGGATATATGCTTTCCATGCTGGGTATCAGGCAGACAGCGATCATTGTAAACAAGATGGATCTGGTCGACTTCAATAAAACGGTGTATGAGCAAATTGTTACAGAGTACAAGGAATTCTTGTCGCGGATAGGAGTCACGCCAATCTGTTTTCTGCCAGCAAGCGCGAGGACCGGCGAAGGGATAGCAGGTTTTAACGGCTCTATGCCTTGGCATGAAGGACCAAGTGTCCTTGAAGTCCTTGATTCTTTTGAGAAAGAGGTGGAGCCGACTTCAAAATCTTTTCGTATGCCCGTTCAGGACGTATACAAATTTACAAGGTATGGCGACAGCAGAAGAATTGTGGCAGGCACGGTGCTGACTGGATCTGTAGAAGTAGGGGATGAATTGATCTTTTTCCCTTCGGGAAAGAAAGGCAGGATAAAGACTATTGAATCCTTTAATACAGCCTCCCTAAGGGAGATTCAGGCCGGATATGCTGCCGGATTCACTCTTGATGAGCAGATTTATGTGACCAGGGGAGAGTTAGCCGTAAAAGCAGACGAACCGATGCCGAAAGTGACCACCCGGTTGCGGGTCAACCTGTTTTGGCTGGGAAAGGAGCCTTTTCGCAAGAAGAAGGAGTACATTCTCAAACTGGGTGCCACTCGGGTTCCGGTTCATATAGAAGAGATCACACGGGCGATCAATGCTTCTGATCTCCATTCCGATACGGAGCGGGATGGAGTGAAAAGGCACGAAGTTGCCGACTGCATATTAAAAAGCAGTCGTGCCGTTGCTTTTGATGCGTCTCAAGAATCTGCTCTCACTGGAAGGTTTGTTATAGTCGACAATTATGAGATCTGCGGTGGCGGAATTGTTCGCGAAGGCTTGGAAGACAAGCAGACATGGGTCAGGGATAAGGTTTTTCTCCGAGATTATAAATGGGAACGGAGCGCCATTTCTCTGGAGATGAGAACTGAAAAGTACAATCAGAAACCGACGCTCATTATTATTACCGGGCAAAAAAACTCAGGGAAGAAGCCCGTAGCGAAAGCCTTAGAAAGGAAGCTTTTTTCCGATGGGAAGATTGTATACTTCCTTGGTATTGGTAATGTTCTCTATGGAATTGACGCGGACATAAAAGATACGGGGAATTACCGGGAAGAGCATATCCGGCGATTATCAGAAGCGGCAAACCTTCTCCTTAATGCCGGAGTCATTGTTGTAGCGACAGCTATCGAGTTGACGAGCGATGACCTTGAGATAATAAAGACGGTAGTTGAACCCGAAAAAATCGAGGTTGTCTGGGTAGGTGAGTATGTCACAACAGACATTCCTAACGATCTTGTCATACCTGATCCAAGGAATACGGAAGAAGCCGTTGATTTGTTAAAGAACTTACTTCAGGAGCGGGGCATTATATTCAGACCGTGGTAG
- the gatA gene encoding Asp-tRNA(Asn)/Glu-tRNA(Gln) amidotransferase subunit GatA: MEKILTMNIVEMRELLKTGGISSVELTQFYLDRAKKYDRSVQAYLRLTEEIAMEMAADADRRIRAGEDGPLLGIPFGIKDIFCAKGLETTCASRMLEGFIAPYDSTIIKKLKEEHFVHLGRVNMDEFAMGSSTENSSFQTTRNPWDTDRIPGGSSGGSAAAVAAGLCAASLGTDTGGSIRQPAGLCGMVGMKPTYGRVSRYGLVAFASSLDQIGPIARNVTDTAVVLGAIAGYDPMDSTSIPQPVPDYTSFLGRDIKGMRIGIPKEYFIEGTEPDVKESVEAAIELFEKQGATLVDISLPHTEYAVATYYIICTAEASSNLARYDGVKYGMRVEGKDIIDMYKKTRMNGFGKEVKRRIILGTYVLSSGYYEAYYGKAGKVRTLIRKDFEHAFEKCDIIVTPVSPTTAFKIGEKVEDPLQMYLSDIFTIPVNLAGLPGMSVPCGFDGAGLPVGLQIIGKPLDEARMLQAAFVLESEKRLKTIPYRFID, translated from the coding sequence ATGGAAAAAATCCTCACTATGAATATAGTGGAAATGAGAGAGTTGCTGAAAACCGGTGGTATTTCGTCCGTTGAGCTGACGCAGTTTTATCTGGACAGAGCAAAGAAGTACGATCGCTCGGTCCAGGCATATCTCAGGCTGACGGAAGAGATTGCCATGGAAATGGCGGCCGATGCAGACCGAAGAATCAGGGCCGGAGAGGACGGACCTCTTCTCGGAATTCCTTTCGGTATTAAAGACATATTCTGTGCGAAAGGGTTGGAGACGACCTGCGCGTCCCGGATGTTGGAAGGTTTCATTGCACCTTATGATTCGACAATAATAAAGAAGCTGAAGGAAGAACATTTCGTACATCTTGGAAGAGTCAATATGGACGAATTTGCCATGGGTTCGTCTACTGAGAACTCCTCGTTCCAGACCACTAGGAACCCGTGGGACACCGATCGCATTCCAGGCGGATCAAGCGGAGGTTCCGCAGCGGCAGTGGCGGCAGGACTCTGCGCGGCAAGCCTTGGGACGGATACGGGCGGTTCCATCCGGCAGCCGGCAGGACTCTGCGGGATGGTGGGCATGAAACCCACCTACGGCAGGGTGTCGAGGTACGGACTCGTCGCTTTTGCATCTTCTCTTGATCAGATAGGGCCCATTGCAAGAAATGTGACTGATACGGCCGTGGTGTTGGGTGCCATTGCAGGCTACGACCCTATGGATTCTACATCTATTCCCCAACCGGTTCCTGATTACACCTCATTTCTTGGCAGAGATATCAAAGGGATGAGGATTGGGATACCGAAGGAATATTTTATCGAAGGCACGGAACCAGACGTGAAAGAGTCGGTAGAGGCTGCTATTGAGCTGTTTGAGAAGCAGGGGGCGACCCTCGTCGACATATCGCTGCCTCACACGGAGTATGCGGTTGCAACCTATTATATTATCTGTACCGCCGAAGCTTCGTCGAATCTTGCGCGATACGATGGCGTCAAGTACGGTATGAGGGTGGAAGGCAAGGATATTATTGATATGTACAAGAAGACGAGAATGAATGGATTCGGTAAGGAAGTAAAAAGACGGATCATTCTCGGGACCTATGTGCTGTCATCAGGCTACTACGAAGCATACTACGGTAAAGCCGGGAAGGTGAGAACGCTCATAAGAAAGGATTTTGAGCATGCCTTCGAGAAATGCGATATAATCGTGACCCCGGTCTCCCCGACAACGGCATTCAAGATTGGGGAGAAGGTGGAAGACCCGCTCCAAATGTATCTGTCGGACATCTTTACTATACCTGTCAATCTTGCCGGTCTGCCCGGCATGTCCGTTCCGTGCGGATTCGACGGAGCCGGCTTGCCTGTGGGCTTGCAGATCATAGGGAAACCCCTTGATGAAGCCCGCATGTTGCAAGCTGCATTCGTCCTTGAGAGCGAAAAGAGGCTTAAGACTATACCGTACAGATTCATAGACTGA
- the cysC gene encoding adenylyl-sulfate kinase, with product MERYLTTYEGIITKPDRRRRNGHSSLIVWFTGLSGSGKSTLAYRLEEELFHRNVSAYVLDGDNIRTGLNSDLGFTVEDREENIRRIGETAKLFVDAGVVAITSFISPYRKDRGAARDIVGKEEFVEIYVKCPFDVCEQRDVKGLYRKAKQGLISNFTGLGDVYEEPVNPEITVETDKMKVKESVAKILVYLEKNGCISPLRKT from the coding sequence ATCGAGCGGTATCTAACGACTTATGAAGGAATTATAACTAAGCCGGATAGACGCAGGCGCAACGGACATAGCTCACTGATTGTGTGGTTCACGGGCCTCTCCGGGTCGGGGAAGTCTACGTTGGCTTACAGACTGGAAGAAGAGCTGTTCCACCGGAATGTCAGTGCATACGTTCTGGATGGCGATAATATAAGAACCGGCCTGAACAGTGATTTGGGATTCACTGTGGAAGACAGGGAAGAAAACATAAGAAGAATCGGCGAGACGGCCAAACTTTTTGTCGACGCAGGGGTTGTGGCTATCACATCATTCATCTCTCCTTACAGAAAGGATAGGGGTGCCGCCAGAGACATTGTTGGGAAGGAAGAATTTGTTGAGATATATGTGAAATGTCCTTTTGATGTGTGTGAGCAAAGAGATGTCAAGGGGTTGTATAGAAAAGCAAAACAAGGGCTTATATCTAACTTTACGGGTTTAGGTGATGTATATGAGGAACCGGTTAACCCCGAAATTACAGTGGAAACCGACAAAATGAAGGTGAAAGAGAGTGTGGCGAAGATTCTAGTATATCTTGAAAAAAACGGCTGTATCTCACCGTTAAGGAAAACATGA
- the gatC gene encoding Asp-tRNA(Asn)/Glu-tRNA(Gln) amidotransferase subunit GatC gives MKINKDVVEYVAHLGRLKLEPVEIDLYTSQLDRILEHMDRLNSLNTEGIEPTSRAVPVTCVPREDVKKDSITIEDSVMNAPDRKGNFFKVPPVIEVD, from the coding sequence ATGAAGATAAATAAAGACGTGGTTGAGTATGTGGCCCATCTCGGCAGACTTAAACTTGAGCCTGTCGAGATTGACCTTTACACATCTCAGCTGGACCGGATACTTGAGCACATGGATAGACTGAATAGTCTGAACACCGAGGGTATAGAGCCTACTAGTCGTGCAGTCCCGGTGACATGTGTCCCGAGGGAGGACGTGAAAAAGGATTCCATAACCATAGAAGACTCCGTCATGAATGCACCGGACAGAAAAGGTAATTTCTTCAAGGTCCCGCCAGTGATTGAGGTAGATTAG
- a CDS encoding deoxyguanosinetriphosphate triphosphohydrolase, translating to MNIRERLENREELILAPFAQRSSKSRGRLKEERECDIRPAFQHDRDRITHSKSFRRLKHKTQVFLSPASDHYRTRLTHTLEVSQIARTIAKVLSLNEDLVEAITLGHDLGHTPFGHAGEDTLARIHPGGFTHYEQSLRAVDILERDGRGLNLTMEVRDGILKHSKGKGEIVLKDDKDRPLTKEAEVVRIADIIAYINHDIDDATRGGVITESDLPRECVDYLGRSNSDRIDTMVRGVLTATMEAGGSDLKISAELDYHIRKLRSFLYEYVYDNSVVHGDFIKCAKIIHDLYGYFLDNPDVFLKETERKEYYDEPEECVCDFVASMTDRYAFNLFERIFLPMPWKIPM from the coding sequence ATGAATATCAGAGAGAGACTGGAGAATAGAGAGGAACTGATACTAGCTCCCTTTGCCCAGAGGAGCAGTAAATCCAGGGGCAGACTGAAAGAGGAGCGGGAATGTGACATCAGGCCAGCTTTTCAGCATGACAGAGACCGGATAACCCATAGCAAATCCTTCAGAAGGTTGAAACACAAGACGCAAGTTTTTCTTTCCCCAGCAAGTGATCACTACAGAACCAGGCTTACCCATACCCTTGAGGTATCTCAGATCGCAAGGACTATTGCGAAAGTCCTTTCGCTCAACGAGGACCTTGTGGAAGCAATTACGCTGGGGCACGATCTGGGGCATACGCCTTTCGGTCATGCGGGAGAGGACACTCTTGCGAGGATACACCCAGGAGGGTTCACTCATTATGAGCAGAGTCTTCGGGCTGTCGATATCCTGGAGAGAGATGGCCGGGGTTTGAACCTGACCATGGAAGTGAGGGATGGGATTCTGAAACATTCGAAAGGAAAGGGCGAGATCGTCCTTAAAGACGATAAAGACAGGCCTCTTACAAAAGAAGCGGAAGTGGTGAGGATTGCCGATATTATTGCCTATATTAACCATGACATTGACGACGCAACCAGAGGAGGCGTCATCACAGAGTCCGATCTGCCGAGGGAATGCGTGGACTACCTCGGACGTAGCAACTCGGACAGGATTGATACCATGGTGCGGGGGGTGCTGACGGCTACCATGGAAGCAGGAGGTTCCGATCTAAAGATCAGTGCCGAGCTTGATTACCATATAAGGAAACTGAGGAGCTTTCTTTACGAATATGTGTATGACAACAGCGTGGTCCACGGCGATTTTATCAAGTGCGCCAAGATCATACATGACCTCTACGGTTATTTTCTGGATAACCCGGATGTGTTCCTTAAGGAAACAGAACGGAAAGAGTATTATGATGAGCCTGAGGAGTGTGTATGCGATTTCGTGGCAAGTATGACCGACCGGTATGCATTCAATCTTTTTGAGAGGATTTTTCTTCCCATGCCGTGGAAGATACCCATGTAG
- a CDS encoding uracil-DNA glycosylase produces MDRLEAKRYLMALKGMDIDTYVFNREHDASLPTIQREARECVKCPLADTRKHVVFGEGDSKARLVFVGEAPGEEEDLQGRPFVGRAGKLLDRLIERIGLRRNEVYICNVLKCRPPHNRDPEPDEVAACAGYLQTQLEIINPKVICTLGRHAYNTLFHTDERITRIRGILTNYKGTPLLPTYHPSFLLRNGSHIKEAWDDMKRLRQLLRR; encoded by the coding sequence ATGGACAGGCTTGAGGCAAAGAGATATCTGATGGCCCTGAAGGGTATGGATATTGACACCTATGTTTTCAACAGAGAGCATGATGCGAGTTTGCCCACGATACAACGCGAGGCAAGGGAATGCGTGAAATGTCCCCTTGCGGATACCAGAAAACATGTAGTTTTCGGTGAAGGTGACAGCAAGGCGCGCTTGGTGTTCGTGGGCGAGGCTCCGGGAGAGGAAGAGGACCTTCAGGGGAGGCCGTTTGTGGGCCGGGCGGGCAAACTTCTCGACCGGCTGATCGAGAGAATAGGCTTACGACGGAACGAAGTCTATATCTGCAATGTCCTGAAATGCAGGCCGCCACACAACAGAGACCCGGAACCAGACGAAGTGGCGGCATGCGCGGGTTATCTCCAGACTCAGCTGGAAATCATTAATCCCAAGGTAATCTGCACCCTTGGAAGACATGCCTATAATACTCTATTTCATACCGATGAGCGGATTACCAGGATAAGGGGGATATTGACGAATTATAAAGGCACACCTCTTCTGCCCACGTACCACCCCTCTTTCCTGCTCCGCAATGGTAGCCACATAAAGGAGGCATGGGACGATATGAAGCGACTAAGACAGCTCCTCCGCAGATAG
- a CDS encoding valine--tRNA ligase has translation MMDKVYDPHKIEKEWYKVWTDKEYFKAESVSDKPPFSIVIPPPNVTGSLHMGHALNNTLQDIVTRFKRMAGFNALWVPGMDHAGIATQNVVERELAKEDMTRDMLGREKFIERVWEWKAQSGGAIIEQLKRLGASCDWSKERFTMDAGLTKAVREVFVRLYEAGLIYRGDYIINWCPRCETALSDLEAEHEQTKGFLYYIKYPLADGSGTLTVATTRPETLLGDTAIAVNPDDERYGKYVGECVLVPIVGRKVPIIGDTYVDSAFGTGVLKVTPAHDLNDFEIGKRCALELVKVIDEKGKMNEAALHYKGMDRFECREKIIEELREKKLLEKIEPYDLGVGRCYRCKTVVEPTLSLQWFLKMKPLAEPAIEAVRTHRVRIIPEMWEKVYFEWMENIRDWCVSRQIWWGHRIPVWYCDVCNKMYVSVDDITECKECGGKLRQESDVLDTWFSSGLWPFTTLGWPEKTDDLKTFYPTSLLITGFDILFFWVARMIMMGIRFMGDVPFREVYIHALVRDAEGKKMSKSKGNVIDPLVMIEQYGTDAFRFSLTMLAAQGRDILLSEERIEGSRNFVNKIWNASKLAFTFIEGLEPAIHSEKSRYLPDRWIRSRAAKVAREVAESINTYRFNDAATILYTFVWHEFCDWYLEFIKPNLYGKAIGFDDGKTRETLCRTLSDILKLLHPIMPFVTEELYMRLPARDAKSIMISLFPKGDENEIDDESEEGMDMIMGVIDSVRNIRGETGIPPHVKVAAVIKAAGDRPLLEEYGYYIKELAKIEDLSFTDGDAPSQAAIGLYKGVEIFVPLKGVIDVSKELGRIEKELAKTDVEMEKLFKKLNNQSFREKAPEEVIAKNKTQYHDFQEKKEKLIVNKTVLEGLSDD, from the coding sequence ATGATGGATAAGGTTTATGACCCGCATAAAATCGAAAAAGAGTGGTATAAAGTGTGGACCGATAAGGAATATTTCAAGGCGGAAAGTGTCTCTGATAAACCGCCATTTTCCATAGTAATACCCCCACCCAACGTGACGGGCTCGCTTCATATGGGTCATGCGCTCAACAACACGTTGCAAGACATCGTCACGCGGTTCAAAAGAATGGCGGGTTTCAATGCCCTATGGGTCCCAGGAATGGACCATGCCGGAATCGCCACGCAGAATGTGGTTGAGCGTGAGCTCGCAAAAGAGGACATGACCAGGGATATGCTCGGAAGAGAAAAATTTATCGAAAGAGTATGGGAATGGAAGGCTCAGTCCGGGGGCGCTATAATCGAACAACTTAAGAGGCTCGGTGCGTCGTGCGACTGGTCGAAAGAGCGGTTTACAATGGATGCGGGTCTTACGAAAGCGGTCCGTGAAGTCTTCGTAAGACTATATGAAGCCGGTCTCATTTACAGAGGAGATTACATTATTAACTGGTGTCCGCGTTGCGAAACGGCACTTTCCGACCTTGAGGCGGAACATGAGCAGACAAAAGGTTTTCTTTATTACATAAAATATCCTCTCGCCGACGGGAGCGGAACGCTCACCGTCGCTACGACGAGGCCGGAAACTCTTCTGGGAGACACGGCCATCGCGGTGAATCCTGATGACGAGCGTTACGGGAAGTACGTGGGGGAATGCGTGTTGGTCCCCATTGTGGGGAGAAAGGTCCCCATCATTGGCGACACCTACGTCGATTCAGCTTTCGGCACCGGTGTCCTTAAGGTTACCCCCGCCCACGACCTCAATGACTTTGAGATAGGAAAGAGATGTGCCCTTGAACTCGTAAAAGTCATCGATGAAAAAGGAAAGATGAATGAGGCTGCCCTCCATTACAAAGGAATGGACAGGTTCGAGTGCAGGGAGAAGATTATAGAGGAGTTGCGCGAAAAAAAGCTTCTCGAAAAAATCGAACCCTATGACCTTGGCGTAGGAAGGTGTTATCGGTGTAAGACGGTAGTTGAGCCCACTTTGTCGTTACAGTGGTTCCTGAAGATGAAGCCGCTCGCGGAACCCGCTATTGAGGCGGTGAGGACACACCGGGTGAGAATCATCCCCGAGATGTGGGAGAAAGTCTATTTTGAATGGATGGAAAATATCCGCGACTGGTGCGTATCGAGACAGATATGGTGGGGTCACAGAATACCGGTCTGGTACTGCGATGTCTGCAATAAAATGTATGTATCCGTGGATGATATTACGGAATGCAAAGAGTGCGGGGGAAAACTGAGACAGGAGTCAGACGTTCTTGATACCTGGTTTTCTTCCGGTCTCTGGCCGTTCACTACCCTCGGCTGGCCAGAAAAGACGGATGATTTGAAGACGTTCTATCCCACGTCCCTTCTCATCACGGGTTTTGACATACTCTTCTTCTGGGTGGCCAGGATGATCATGATGGGCATCCGTTTCATGGGAGATGTGCCTTTCAGAGAGGTCTACATCCATGCCCTTGTGAGAGACGCGGAAGGAAAGAAGATGAGTAAATCCAAGGGAAATGTAATTGATCCCCTTGTAATGATTGAGCAATACGGTACCGATGCGTTCCGATTTTCCCTCACCATGCTTGCAGCCCAGGGGAGAGACATTCTTCTTTCCGAGGAGCGGATTGAAGGCTCGCGGAACTTCGTCAACAAGATCTGGAACGCCTCCAAGCTGGCTTTCACGTTTATTGAGGGCCTGGAGCCAGCCATCCATAGCGAGAAATCGCGATACCTGCCGGACCGGTGGATCCGTTCCAGGGCCGCGAAGGTAGCGCGGGAGGTGGCTGAGAGCATCAATACATACAGATTTAACGATGCGGCGACCATCCTCTACACCTTTGTGTGGCATGAATTCTGCGATTGGTACCTGGAGTTTATCAAGCCAAATCTCTATGGCAAGGCAATTGGCTTCGACGATGGAAAAACAAGAGAGACTCTTTGTCGGACGCTCTCGGATATATTGAAGCTCCTCCATCCAATTATGCCTTTTGTCACTGAGGAACTATATATGCGGCTTCCTGCGCGGGATGCGAAAAGCATCATGATCTCCCTGTTTCCTAAGGGAGACGAGAATGAGATTGACGATGAGAGCGAAGAAGGGATGGATATGATCATGGGAGTCATCGACTCCGTGAGGAACATAAGGGGTGAGACGGGAATCCCGCCACACGTCAAGGTTGCTGCAGTGATAAAGGCCGCCGGAGATAGACCTCTCCTTGAGGAATACGGATATTATATAAAAGAACTCGCGAAAATAGAGGACCTCAGTTTCACTGACGGCGACGCCCCCTCTCAAGCCGCCATCGGCCTTTATAAAGGAGTGGAAATCTTTGTACCGCTCAAAGGGGTGATAGACGTTTCAAAGGAACTGGGCAGGATCGAAAAGGAGCTTGCGAAGACCGACGTAGAGATGGAAAAATTATTCAAGAAGCTCAATAATCAATCTTTCAGAGAAAAGGCCCCCGAGGAAGTGATAGCGAAAAATAAAACCCAGTATCATGATTTCCAAGAGAAAAAGGAGAAACTGATTGTAAATAAAACGGTGCTGGAAGGATTGTCGGATGACTAG
- a CDS encoding flippase, whose protein sequence is MKRYFSNAAWLFFERAFASFLSFCVGVYVIRYLGPAKFGILSYALSFVGLFSGIATLGLDSIVIRDLVQKEEETEELLGTAFMLKLAGALFVLFALVLLTAITSHESSTNWVIFFIALASVFQSLYVIDFYFQSKVLSKYPVWVRCFSSVTSSVFKGVLIWFHASLIWFAFAVTLESVFVALGFVLIYTRQGLRMSWTFKKDRALRLLRDSWPLILSGVAIAIYMRIDQVLIKSLLDTNAVGIYAVAVNLTEIWYFIPTIIIGSLFPAIINAKKNNVKLYLNSLQRLHDIFFLIAFVIALAVSLCSGKIIDFLFGSNFTAAKTPLVIYIWATVFVFQGHIRGHFLIIENKQQLGLWFRIAVIITSVALNLLFIPRYGIVGAAVATLLAYSLPIYCSSFFHPVLKMNVLMCLKSFILPLRLAYYGRNAVK, encoded by the coding sequence TTGAAGAGATACTTTTCAAATGCGGCTTGGCTTTTCTTTGAAAGGGCTTTTGCGTCCTTCCTCTCTTTTTGTGTGGGAGTTTATGTAATAAGATATCTGGGCCCCGCAAAGTTCGGCATCCTGAGTTATGCCTTAAGTTTTGTAGGGTTATTTTCCGGTATCGCAACGCTGGGTCTTGACAGTATAGTAATTCGTGACTTGGTTCAAAAAGAAGAAGAAACGGAAGAACTTTTGGGTACGGCATTTATGCTCAAATTGGCGGGAGCTTTGTTCGTCTTATTTGCTCTTGTTTTGTTAACGGCAATTACTTCCCATGAGAGCTCTACGAACTGGGTAATTTTTTTCATCGCCCTTGCCTCGGTGTTTCAATCCTTGTACGTCATAGATTTTTATTTTCAGTCTAAGGTTTTATCCAAGTATCCAGTGTGGGTTCGTTGTTTTTCGTCTGTCACGTCATCTGTCTTCAAAGGTGTTTTAATCTGGTTTCACGCATCTTTAATATGGTTTGCTTTTGCAGTGACTTTAGAGAGCGTATTCGTGGCCTTGGGGTTTGTTCTCATTTATACAAGGCAGGGATTGAGGATGAGTTGGACATTTAAAAAAGACCGGGCGCTTCGCCTTCTCAGGGACTCATGGCCATTGATTCTTTCCGGCGTGGCTATAGCTATCTACATGAGGATAGATCAGGTTTTGATCAAAAGTTTGCTGGATACGAATGCCGTAGGTATATATGCCGTAGCGGTGAACCTCACCGAGATATGGTATTTTATTCCCACTATAATCATAGGCTCTCTATTTCCCGCCATAATTAACGCCAAGAAAAATAACGTCAAGCTCTATTTGAACAGTCTTCAGAGATTGCATGACATATTCTTTCTTATCGCGTTCGTCATAGCGCTAGCCGTGTCTCTTTGTTCCGGAAAGATAATCGACTTTTTGTTTGGTTCAAATTTTACGGCCGCAAAAACTCCTCTTGTTATTTATATCTGGGCTACAGTATTCGTGTTTCAAGGACACATACGAGGGCATTTTCTTATCATAGAGAACAAACAACAATTAGGGCTATGGTTCAGAATTGCGGTCATCATCACCAGTGTGGCACTGAATCTTCTTTTTATCCCGAGGTATGGGATAGTCGGGGCGGCTGTGGCTACCCTTCTGGCATATAGTCTTCCGATCTATTGCAGCTCTTTTTTTCATCCAGTACTCAAGATGAACGTTCTCATGTGTCTGAAATCATTTATATTGCCTCTGCGTCTCGCATATTACGGTAGGAATGCTGTTAAATGA